CGGTCGTCGAATCCACTCACAGTTGTCCCCTACCTGACACACGTCTCGGCAGGGGACCTTAGCGGGCGATCGCCTCCGATGCCGACACTCCGTGGCCCGTGTCGGCTGCGGGCCGCTTCGGCGGCGCGGCGACCAGCGTCAACAGCGTCGCCTCCGGACGGCAGCAGAATCGGTACGGCGCCCACGGAGAGGTGCCGACCCCCGCGGAGACGTGCAAGCGGGTGTGCTCGCCCCACTTCGACGGACCCTTGACCCGGGACCGGTCGATCCCGCAGTTGGTGACCAGGGCGCCGTAGCCGGGCAGGCACAACTGGCCGCCGTGGGTGTGCCCGGCGAGCACCAGGTCGTACCCGTCCTCGGCGAAGCGGTCCAGCACGCGGGGCTCGGGGGAGTGGGTGAGGCCGAGCCGCAGGTCGGCCAGCGGGTTCGGGGCGCCGGCGACCGTGTCGTACCGGTCGCGTTGCAGGTGCGGATCGTCGACACCGGCGGTGGCGATGCGGATCCCGGCGACCTCGAGGTCACGGCGCACGTGCGTCAGGTCGAGCCAGCCGCGCTCGGTGAAGGCCGCGCGCAGGTCCTTCCACGGCAGCGGAGCGCCGAAGGTGCGGCGGTGGTCCTTCTTGAAGTACTTCAGCGGGTTCTTCGCCACCGGCGCGAAGTAATCGTTGCTGCCGAAAACGAAAAGGCCCGGGCGGGAGAGCAATCCGCCGAGGGCCTGAACCACCGCGGGCACCGACTTCTGGTGCGAGAGGTTGTCGCCGGTGTTGATCACCAGGTCGGGCTCCAGCCGGTCCAGTTCCCGCAGCCACTGCTGCTTGAGCTTCTGCCCCGGCGTCATGTGCAGGTCACTGAGGTGGAGCACCCGCAGCGACGACGACCCCGGCGCCAGCACGGGCATGGTCGCCTCCCGTAGGACGAAGGCGTTGCGTTCGACCAGCGAGGCGTAGCCGATTCCGGCCACCGCGGCCCCGGCGGCTCCCAGCGCGGTCGTGCGTACAGCAGAGGTCGAGATCACGGGCATTTGCCCAGCATAGGTGACCTCGCGCAGGAGCGCCGAGTGTGTTTCCGCACAAGCGCCCGTTTTTCCGGCGGGAAATCGGGCCGCGCGGCAAATGTAGTGGGACCGCCGCGCCGCAGCGGCTACCGTGAGCGGCATGTCGGAACTCAAATCGCAGCTGCGCGCGGATCTCACCGCCGCGATGAAAGCCAAGGACACGCTGCGCCTTTCCACAGTGCGGATGCTGCTGTCGGCGATCCAGACCGCGGAGGTCGCCGGCTCGGAGGCCCGTGAGCTCACCGACGCCGAGGTCGTCTCCGTGTTGCAGAAGGAAGCGAAGAAGCGCAACGAATCCGCCGAGGTCTACACGCAGGCCGGGCGCGGCGAACTGGCGGCGAACGAGCACGCCGAGGCGCGCATCATCGAGGAGTACCTGCCGACCCAGCTGACCGACGCCGAGGTCGCCGATCTCGCCGACACCGCCATCGCGCAGGTCGCCGAGGAGATCGGCGAGCGTCCCGGGATGCGCCAGATGGGACAGGTCATGAAGATCGCCACCGGACTCGCCGCGGGCAAGGCCGACGGCTCGCGCATCTCGGCGGCCGTGAAGGCGCGGTTGTAGGGCAGCGACGAGAAAGGGGCCGCGAACCATGTGGTTCGCGGCCCCTTTCTCTTGTCAGCGCGGGATCGGGATCGGGATAGGGATCGGTGGCAGCAGCGGCGGTGGCGGCAGTCCCGGGATGCCCGGCGGCGGCGCGGCCGGGCCGGGCGGCGGCGCAGCCCGGACGGTGCCGTCGCTGATGTACAGCGTGATCACTGAGCCGGGGATGGCCGACCCGTTCGGCGCTGTGCCCATCACGGTGCCTTTGGGGCGATCGCCCGCGCCCGTGACCGGCGACACCTGGAAGCCCGCCGCTACCAGCTTGGCGGTCGCCTCGCCCTGGGGCATGCCGACCACGTCGGGTACCTGGGCGTTGTTCGCGCCGCGCACATACTTGTCGTCCAGCGGGGGCAGGCCCGGCGGCGGGAACAGCGGTATCACGGGTTTGATCGCGTTGAACCAGGTCCGCGCGGGCTCGTTACCACCGAACAGATTGCCGTCGCCGCAGTTGCGGAGCGGGAACGAGCAGATCTCGCCGGGCGTCGGGCTGTCGCCGTAGACGTAGACCGCGGCGGCCAGCGCATTGGTGAAGCCGAGGAAGGCCGAGGAGCGGTGACTCTCGGTGGTGCCGGTCTTGCCCGACATCGGGAGGTTCCAGCCCGCCGACTGGGCCGCGCCCGCCGCCGTGCCCGCCGTGTCGTCCTTGCTCATCGCGTTGGCCAAGGTGTTGGCCAGGCCCGGCTCGACGACCTGCTCGCAAGCCTG
Above is a genomic segment from Nocardia sputorum containing:
- a CDS encoding metallophosphoesterase gives rise to the protein MPVISTSAVRTTALGAAGAAVAGIGYASLVERNAFVLREATMPVLAPGSSSLRVLHLSDLHMTPGQKLKQQWLRELDRLEPDLVINTGDNLSHQKSVPAVVQALGGLLSRPGLFVFGSNDYFAPVAKNPLKYFKKDHRRTFGAPLPWKDLRAAFTERGWLDLTHVRRDLEVAGIRIATAGVDDPHLQRDRYDTVAGAPNPLADLRLGLTHSPEPRVLDRFAEDGYDLVLAGHTHGGQLCLPGYGALVTNCGIDRSRVKGPSKWGEHTRLHVSAGVGTSPWAPYRFCCRPEATLLTLVAAPPKRPAADTGHGVSASEAIAR
- a CDS encoding GatB/YqeY domain-containing protein: MSELKSQLRADLTAAMKAKDTLRLSTVRMLLSAIQTAEVAGSEARELTDAEVVSVLQKEAKKRNESAEVYTQAGRGELAANEHAEARIIEEYLPTQLTDAEVADLADTAIAQVAEEIGERPGMRQMGQVMKIATGLAAGKADGSRISAAVKARL